Genomic window (Magnolia sinica isolate HGM2019 chromosome 6, MsV1, whole genome shotgun sequence):
GTGGGTATCTACATCCTGTAGAGCTtgaattagaggtgggcatcgagccgagtcgagtcaaggtgggccaagctcggcttggcttgtccatgctgtactcaagtttgagctcgagctcggcctcgagctcaacattgaagcttggcttttTTGCCAGAGctgttgagtcgagttcgagtcaagctagtggttcgagtcaagtcgagtttacctcgagtcgagctcaagcttgttgggtgagagagtaatggattctgttcttaatcctccattgatgaaaaattcaaaaatcttaggagaatcaaagcaaaacctgatgaaaaaaccaaacaaagcttcgaatcggatgaggaaacctgtaagaaccgatttgttcttgatcttcttccaccagcagaaatccaagtactaaaaaagaaacagagTAGAACACAGATTAGAAATCCAAGTaagagctctagccaattagatcattggatttccttgaagctctaacaaatttgagaagaacccatctcggatttcttgggtttctcgctcGAGAAGTAGATcttaagagattgaaatcatactattgtggagctgaaatgaaaactggtggtggtagTCCGGGCAGGCGTGCGGCTTGCAGTGggtagagaaagaaaagaaagggaaagggaaagggaaagggggtgcatgtggtcgggtagagactctagggtttgtatttttttaattttttaatttgtttaatttgtttaattttttaaagttaaaacttaaaacttatattaatataatatataatatatttattaatcgagccgagtcgagctcgagttcaagcttcgagtcgagtcgagttcgagtcaagtcgagtcgaaatgccccctggtcgaactcggctcgaactcaactcgagcttcaaataattagcttgactcggcccaaatcggccattcaagccgagtcaatctgagcggactcgagccgagttgagcaagtttttcgagctagcttgactcgtgaacaaccCTAGCTTGAATTGGTAAATCGCTCCAACACTTTTGAATTGCAGGTGTGTCCTTGGGCTGAAAAATAGGTGTGATAATGACAATAGGGATTACTGAATGTTGCGGGGAAGAATTTGGGAAATGCATATGGTTTCTAGTTGGTGAAGAAGACAATTCGCTTAGGGAGGTACTCGTGATTAGATGATGAACCTTTACTAGTGCCTCTCTGGGAATCATTTAAGCTAGCAATTGACAAAGTGGCAAAGTTCCAAAAGTGCTTTGAGGCGGTGGGGGGAGCTGTGTTGTGGAATATCAGGGTGACGAGGAATCTTTCCAATGAGTAAAGGAAGTTCGCTAACCTTCTAAGTAAGTTGCATGATGTGCATATTGATCTATCATTGATGGATAGGTGGTCCGCTAATAGCAACTTCTTGGCTAAGTTCTTTAAGGTGCTGATGGCAAGAGTTGGTACATGTTCACCAAGCAAAAGGGTGTGGAGAGCCCCTGCCCCTGAAGGGTCAAAGTGTTTGCTTGGGTTGCCACAACAAACACGATTCTTACACTAGATAATTTGAAGAAATGAAAGATGACCTTtcctaatacatgcatcatgtgtaAGAAAAATCGATTAATTGTCTATTCTTTCATTGCGAGGAGGCTATAGGAAAGTGTGGATTCTTCTCTCCCAATTTGGGGTGACATGGTCTTTCAACAATTCAATAAGAAGAGTGGTGACCGAAATGGCTTGTTGGACCATTGAAGGGACACATCTAATCCTTGCAGACAACATGCTTATTTGGGATCTCATGGTGTTTATGGACAGAGGAACTATAGAGTATTCAAAAATAAGGTCTCATCTGTTGAAATCATCAAAAGAAGTATTCACTATTTGATTACTAGTTGGGCGCCAACCAAGCGAATTGAGGCTAGTTGAAGGCTGATCTTTTGGGAGTTGTGAGAGCTTCTAATAATATATTGGCAGTCAGTTTCTAGTTTACTGTAGTTTCTTCTCATGTATTATATTCTAGTGGGCCTGATACCCATTTGATTAGAACGTGCGTCAAGCTTAGCTTATCATGGTATGCTAATATgagggggagggagggagggaaaacTTTACGTCTTTACAGGTAAACATTTACTCTTCGTAGGAAAAAAAAAGTTGCAGGCCTTTTCTTGTAATTTGTTTACAAGAACTTCCAAACAACCCCTATGGATAAGTGGGATTTTACCAACATCCAAATGATGTTTTCTTGTCTTTTCATTCATTGGGTTTTGAAATATCTTGGATTTTTACATTCGATTTTGCAGGCTGTGTTAGGCTCTGGAGCGTCGACTAAGAGGAGTGTTGTTCAGTGTAATGTGGGGGATAAAAGTCCTGTTCTTCTGTGCTCCTTGTTGCCTGAGAAGATCGAGACTTGCCCATTGGATCTTGAATTTGAGGAGGATGATGAGGTAGTTTTCTCTGTTGTCGGACCGACAAGCGTGCATCTTACTGGTTACTATTTGGGTACCGATCAATGTTTTGATCAGCATGGCGAAGATTCGTATCCTTTGCTTATGGCTCCCTTCTTGAATATTTCAGGCAAAGCATTTGCTGATCTAGACTgctcatctggtggggtccccacTGTGGGTGTTGCTTCAAAGAATTCTCCCATTTGGACAATCTTAGCCTGCAATGTTGGCCTCAAAATGTATGTCTAGAAGGAAAATGTAGATTGCAGTCCATATACAATGAGAAGATGCATGAATCGGATGGATGgattctttgatggaagatgagcAGTTTGGGCCAATGTGAATGGGTCCCACGAGCATCCattaaaaggagaaagaaagggcCCACCCAGAATGGAATGCTGGCCAGAAAGGAAATGGCAGTATTTGGATAGATCCATTCCTATGCATTTTTTATCTATGTTATCTGAATGTTATATTTGTTCCTTTTTCCTTTACCATGGTTAAGTGATTCTTCTTATGGTGAGGATATTGCTGAGATTGATACTGATCAGTCTAGTGAGTATGACACCGAAGATGAGCTCGAGGATGATTTCATTGATGACAGTGATATTGATATATTTCCCTCTGCCGCTCGCCCAAATAGTGGAGGTATGCTGATTGTTGCCTTTGAAACTAAGAAATACTGAGATAGGCCTGTATGTGGGCACGTGTATGCTGATTGGTGTTCTTAAAAAATATGATAGACCATAGTTGAAAACTCagtgacttgactcaaaacttggctgagtcaactcaactcatcCAGAAATCGAGCCGAGTCAATGTGAAACTCGCTAGTGAGCTTGACTCAGTTCAGACTCAGCATGGCTCATTGACTCAGCTCGCCTACTTGGTCAACTTGAACTGACTCGGCATGACTTGAACAGATCAGTCCCAAGTTGAGGCAtctttaaataaaattataagttgCTGTTGGTGGGATTACTCTTAAGCACAAACACAACAGTGTCTGCCTGTATGAGGACTACTCTATCAATTATCTTTGCCTATTTTTATACTCGTACTCTTCTAACTACCTATCATTACTAAAGTATTGTTTatagtttaattattaaatatcgagttgagtcgaatcgagtcttCAAGTCAACCCAACCGACTAGATAattaagttgattttttgagtttttaaagTGGTTGTGGGCATGTGTATGAGTCTGTCACTGTATGCATTATGTGTGTCCTCATGTGTGTAATTGTGTGTTAGTGTATGATGTGTATTCACATGCGTGTGGTTTTTTCAATGTTTATTGTGAATGTTTGCACCAATTGTCCCATGCTCACACATGTCAGGAATCATAATTATTGCCGTGTCATTTTCAGCTTTAGGCTGTGTTTGAAAGCATTTTCAGAATTTTGTTGCAATAACTAGCTCAACAAAGTAGAACTAACAGAATGGTATCTACTCTTCCTTTGTATTCATATTGAGGGACTAGACTTCCCAATTgcaattcttctctctctctctctctctctctctctctctctctctctctctctccccaaaaAAGAAAACACCCACACACACAAATCAATACTGAATTAGTTAATCACTTTATCATCATTTCCACCTCATTGAACCATACATCACAATCCGTCCCAATACTGCATGCGAATGCACCATCAATGTTACACACACATTGTTTTTCATTTTAGTCTCAACATTTGATTCTTTATTGGTTTTCATTTCAGTTAAAATTGAGGAGATAGTCGATGATGAAAAACCTGCAAACGGCAAATCTTCTAGAAAACACCTTACAGAGAAGAATCATCTTAGTGAGtctgatgatggtgatgatgattccCAACTTCGAACTGTCGCCAAGGGCACTGGGGCCCCCGTGCTTGAAAGCGAAGATGAAGATGGTTTTCCACTTTCTCTCACTTCCAAAAGCAAATCTGCTGTTAAGAATGTAGATGCAAAGGAGAATTCGGAAAAAAAGACAGCTGAGGCTggcaggaagaaggagaagaaggagaagaagaagaagaagaagcaagagGATAATAGCGATCAAGTTACAGGCTTGAAAAGGAAGATTGATGCCGTTGATCAAGATGGTGAACCAGAGAGGTTAGTGTTCCTCATGATTGTTTTCTTCCCAAGATTCCATCTGGGTATATATGAGCAATTTCAATATGGTTTCTTTTATTTGTAGCAGTACtttcttctttcattctttttttttttttttatttataaaaaggaTTAGTAATATTTCCTATTTGACTCGTGCATGCAGCGGAGCTAAGCAGATGGATGATTCCACAACACCATCTGGTGAAGTTGCTGCTGATAAGCGTGGGAAgtcaaagaagaaaaggaaagaaaaagctgAGAAAAAAAATCCTGAAGTCGAAGCTAATGTACCAACTTTAGAAACTGAGGAAAAGGAAACTGCAGATCAAAATGCAGCTATAGATGACAACAAGAGTGATGCCCTAAATGACCAGAAATCACAGCTAGAGGACTCAAAGACAGATAACATGGACCAAGATGTTGCTGTTGGGGATGAACCAAAGGAGGACATACCTCATGCCAAGTGAGATTTGATCATCCAGTTCCTGCTTGCTTTTATACTACAGTAATGTGCTATATTTTGTTGACttatctttcttctctctctctctctctaattgtgcAGGAGTCTTGTTGTCGATGCAGACTCTGCTGCTGCCGATAGTCAGAGTGTtgctaagaagaagaagaagaagaagaagaagagcaagacCCAAGAGAATGATGCTGCCGATGCAAACCAGGTGGAGTCTGGGAATGCCATGACAGAAGTTAAGGAGACACTTGAACAGAAAGTTGAAGTACAGCCATCGAAAGCAAGGACCTTCTCCAATGGATTGGTTATTGAGGAGCTATCAATGGGCAAACCAGATGGCAAAAGAGCTTCCCCTGGAAATAGAGTAAATCCccccatttttctttctttcttttccattaTTTTATCATATTAGATAATAATAATAGAGTAAATTCCCCTGTGCCATTTTAGTTCTTTTTCACAACTTGCCTGCTCAGGCAGCAACGAATACATACATTCCTGTaaattttgattgattgatattcGTGCTTGATTTGAGGTCACTGTTGAGGACATTGCCTGATTAACAATACTTGATAACTACGACATGATTTCAGGTCTCTGTCTGCTACATTGGCCGACTAAAGAAGAATGGACAGATATTTGACTCTAATATTGGCCAAAGACCTTTTAAGTTTCGTCTAGGTACTGTTATAGTTCACCTAATCTTATGCTGCAAAGCAAatctttttctttgtttgtttgtttagatGGTTACAGGCACGACTGAAAAACACTGGGATTGTTTGTTACAGGTATAGGTCAGGTCATAAAGGGCTGGGATGTTGGTGTTGCTGGTAGCTGCCTTAACTTCATCTTACTTGAAAAGATGAAtcatttatttaattttcatttACCTCTTGTGATTTACTCTTTTATCTGTGTAAATCCTCAGGTATGCGCATTGGTGACAAAAGAAGACTAACCATCCCACCATCTATGGGGTATGTAACTACGAGcacccaaccccccccccccccccccccacacacagacacacactcTGTAGCGTAGGGGAGACTCATACGAGAAAATTTGGGTCAGCCTAGTATTGGTGACATCCACTACAAccatcaggtttttttttttttttttttttacacacgtacacacagccccacacactcacgccgtagtgggatttcaccacctatggatgctcgaacccttgaccggttgttgaaactcctgggagtctaccaccggagcacgAGTAAGGATCCCACTACGACCATCGGGTTCGTCACTCATATTATTTAGGCAAcagggctaaaaaatcaggccgatccaacatTTAGGTGGCCAAACAATGAGGAACACTGAATGGGGGAACGCTCACCCTTGATTTTGCATGGGACCCATGTCAGATGAAGGGACTGAGAATGGTCCAGATTCCACATATATGGTAGAAAACCAAGGGTGGACACCCCCCTCCTGtctcccttggtgtggcccaccttaatggccagtcagcctgatttttgggccatgggcctaacatgaggtgatgcatctgatgtcagagtggatgtcatcaacgcatcatgatggggcccacccgatttctctctctcacacgcACAAAATTCCTCCCCACAttcagatgagagagagagagagagagagagagagagagagagagaggtacgtTGCCATTTGTGGTTCTTGCAAATTGTCATTGTCTCAGTTTTGGGCTCCCCATATGAATCCAATACGATATGCGGTAAGAAAAGATTCAGGAAAATGGAAAAAACCCAATTAATGTAGTTTCCCTTTCCCATGCTTTACCCCCAAGATGCTGAGCAGGCAATGTTAGCACAGATGCTGCCTACCATAACCTGGCTGTATCtgtggtgcatccaaatgcaccaccCTTAATTTCTTGCTGCTCCTGGTAGCTTGCTCACTCGTGTATCTTGTATATTCTTTTTTCATGATGCAGTTATGGTTCTAAAGGAGCAGGCAAAATACCAGCAAATGCATGGCTTGTATTCGATGTGGAGTTGGTTGATGTCCTGTAAGCATTCTGTTCATTTTTTTGCAAAATAGGATTTCTTCCCTAATTTGTGTTATGTTTTGTTATGTTCCGGCTTTGATTTTGAAACTGTTGTGACGAGTGGTGTGAGTCTCAAATGATCTTTTCTTAGTCTCCAACAGAATAGCTGGAGAATTTTGGTCCCTTTGGATGTGATACCCAAAATAGTTTGCCAATCTGTTAAATAGAGAAATGTTCTACTGCTTGCATTGCACCATTAGTCATACTGCTCCTGGTTGCATATGGACCGATGCATTCCCCAGTTGATCAATCTGGGTTGTCCGTTGGGTCCAAAGAAACATACTTTTGACCGAGCTTCGGATGAATAGGCCTGCATGGACGGTCGAGATCTGTTGTGGAAACTATAATTCCAATGAGTGATAATTGCTTAGGTGATCCTACTCATCCTCTCAGTTTTGGTAAGGGAATGGTGAAAGGTGATGCCAAAGAAAGTCTACCGTATGCATGGTGATTCGACCTGACTCGTTAGAGGTGACTCTGTATTGAACCAGATCAGGTCTGACTGAGCCTGAGTTTTAAAACCATGACTTAGGGGGGTTTTGTGttatagcccatgaaatgtgggcTGGACCTTGTGGATCGTCCAGATCGTCCCCACTGTATCGTCCATGTGTTTCTCTGCAACCTTGACCTTCAGTTGCATCTTCATCCACCCTCCTTGATCGTAGGTCATATGTACTAATGATGCATGGGTGGGATCAAGATTATTTCTTTGAACATGCTACTTGTCTGCATGGGCCTTACCTATCGAAGAGCCAGATCTTCCACCTCTCTACAAGTAAACTGATGAACGGGCCTGGGTCTTGCCAATCATGGGCCCAACCTATAGTTGGCATGTTTTAATAGGGTGTTGCCTCCGTGGATCCCTGTGTGGCCCACTGGGATGCATGTACCTTAAatacacactatccatccattttgacagatcattctaggtcatggtccaaaaaatgaagcagatccacatcccaggcggaccacaccacaggaaacagtggtttggttattgaccattaaaaatttattgtgggccacaacagTTTTGGGTCTAGATGATATTTATTTGGTCCCTTCAACCAGGCCTTTGAtcctatcaacgggttggatggcaaataaatattcctcTGGcgcccaataagtttttaacggtcagtaGCCACtggttcctgtggtgtgatctgcgtgaaatttgaatctgtttcatttttgtgaccgtgtcctaaaatgagatttcaaaacagatggacacagCGTGGATGTGAgtaacatgcatcacggtgggccccacagtcagggatctcgAAGCCACCGTGCCCGTTTTGATATTAATTTAGTAATTTCAGTGTTTGAGCCAGACTTAAAACGCAAAATATCCAAATAAATGCATACGAGAGCAATCAGAGGGAAATGAGAACGGGTTCCAGATGTCAATGTTTGCGAATTCTCCACCTTGGCTTTACCATAGGtttgggcaaatggtcttcaccataggtttgctcctttaCCCTATACACGTGGTTGTAGGTGATTGCGTGTATtcacagggattagtctcacttcaaaaacgaggtggggacaccctgtgtcttcaaaaaaaaaaaaaaaaatgtttgcgAATTCTCTCGTTCTATGGATTTTTGAAATCTTTGGGTTTGTATCAGCCAGCTGGTGTCAAtgccgtgggccctaccatgatgtatgtgttttatccactccctctattcatttttccagttcattttttgggctcatgtgggATCCAAataacaagtggaccacaccacgggatgACAGTGATTAGGGCTCATTGTAATgggtatttgccatccaaactattgataaggtcacacccggCTGAAGTTTTTCAttagtaagcgttcaatccctgctgttaactgtggtgtggtccacctgagagtttgATCTGCCTTGGTTTTTGGtccatgccgtaaaatgagctggaaaaatagatggatggtgtggacaaaacacctacatcatggtggggcccgcagagcttTGACAGCAgccagctggctggtgttgggatcATTAGCCAACCAAAGAAGATGGATTAAAAAGTAAAAGGTTTGACAAAATTAAgattttgtagatttttttttttccccaattttgTGGTGAAAAAGAGAAAGTTGTCAGTATTGACGATACTTTTGAGAACTATTATTGATACATTATAACTTAGTATTAATACATCGTTGATAATGGTATTTTTATCAATGACCGGAAGTCCAGTGAGTTCCAATTCCATTCCAAAATGCTTTAGTCTAGTTACTTCCAAAATTATTTCGAATCGGCTACGGTCAATGTTAGGTAATACAATCGGTACTATGGTTCCACAAATTCTCACAAAGAAAGTTTTGAAAAAGACAATAAGAAAGTGTGTTTTATGAAAACAATtattcttcctttaaatggatccAAACAGCCCTTAAAAAGCCTCCAAAATTTGAGTGGCAGGGCACACCTAATAATCAATTGGACTGATTCTTGCGATGTCCCAGCATCATGGTGTATTGACActgttggacaggttggatggcatgcaCATGCCACATGAGTCCAATTTTTTGATGGTTGTACATAACTTCTCTTTGGTTGGCCCACTAACTATTGGGTCCACCTGGTTTTTAACATTgtgtgcacatcatggtggggcacacctgtTGGATGGGTTGCACATCACATTGGTCTCATAATAGCTTGAGCATCTCCTGTTTATGAAAACACTCGACAAGATCCTGCGTTGAATCAACATGCCCGTGCATTAAGTGCTATTCATGACCAAAGAGTTTCTACGTTGAGATCATGAAAGATAGCCGGTCACCAACAGGCAAGGTACCAAAACCTGTGGTGCCTTACCATAATTTTCCACCTGCATCAGACAGGACCATGAAAACCCTAGGGCCAACCATGAAGATCATATGACACAGAAGTCAGGTCAGTACACTCATCAGGTGCGCAGTGCCTTTAGAATCGATGGACAAATGATGGTTTGGCTCAACATATAAGGTGGCCCACTGTATTATCGCCATAAATCACATGGAAAAATCACCATAAATCACAACATTATCAGGATAAAATGATGAAATCGAAGATATTATGAAAAAAAGGGTCAAGGGTTGCAATATTCCAATTTTTTTGTTTGGCAATGCAATCTACCATGTTGACGTCTGCCACTTGGGTACCTAGGGTTAGGTTGGGGCCTGAGATGGGTTAGTGCTGGATTTTCAACTGAGCAGCTCAGGGCCTCCCAAATTGTTTGTTTTGCTCGGCCCAATTGCCACCCTATCTGTATCCGTTAGCAATGTGATCAATTACTGTTCCAAGATCACACCACCTGCAACACAATGAAATGTCCCACATACTGAGTTCAACCACACGTcgaagggcccatttggatgcactgGAAATTGTGGGCAGGTTGGATATTATGCAGAATGGACACTCACAATAATTTTTTGGACAACACGGCTGGAACCAAACCAGGCAGGCCCTCATTTTCCTGCCCTCAATCAAAGTTTTCTGTATTCCAGGCCAGACTCAAAAGGCAAGAGGGATTTGGGGGGCTACAATGGCTTCAATAGTTCAAAACTCACGAAAGCAGACTTCCACGTTCTGAAACAGAATCAACTTGGTGATCCAACTCCTATCTCTAATGCATCCTTGTTTAGTTCTAAAAGCTTTTCATTGTTCATGGTCAAGATCCAAGAATGGAACTCGTCCAAACCCAAGTTGGACTAGAAAATGATTTCCATAACCAGAACCATAGAGACAAActtcaattttttaatttggagTTCTTCTGGGGCTATTGGGAAAATCTcgctaaaatataaaaatataaaatatttattataaattaataagtaATTTACGCAATAATTCATGAATTAGTTAAAATATTAAACATTTTTATGTCAATATtgggataattttgaaaaataaaaaagaaatcatgaaaaattcaaaactgccaatattttgaaaatgTCACAATGTTGTTGTGATAATATCGTTCAGTTTATTTTTCACGATAATATTGTGAGATTTTCATTCTCAGCAATATTCGTCACTGGTCAAAACTAACCATAGACATTTCCAAGGTAAGGTTTCTGAGTTTGGTAATATGGTCAGTAGAAGGTGCCTGACAATACCTTGACTTAATCCTCACTCCATTAACAGAGCCATGAAATTATTAAATTACAATAAGATCAATTGTTATATGAGCAAAAATGACATAAAGGGACATGACTTTATATTATGAGAATGAAATTCAATTCTTCAACAATCCTTCTCACTataaattccataattctagaTAATACTAAGGCCGcttttggtagatgcctaaaaatgacaTTTTGGTTAGCAGAAATGATTTATTAGAGGTCTTGATCTTTAATATATAATTATTGTTAACATGAACTCACTATATATCAGAGATAAAGATCTCAAATACGtagttactgttaactaaaatgagatgaaatcatttttagatGTCTACCAAACATAACCTAAGACTGGTGATTTAGTTATCCCAAAGAGGAGTTTCATTCCTTATCACTGCTGTGAAATCTGAACCAAAAGGCAAATATAGAAAGTAGAAGGGAGGGATAAGTGCAGGTGGGAACAGATACAAGCAGCTACAACGTTGTGAAGTGAATGAAGGTGACAAAAAAAAGGGAGCCTATTTATATAGACCAAGTCTTGCATTGCATTTTGTCACTGATGGAAAATATCAAGAAACATACAAGCAGATTGGCCAGTAAAGCACATTTCAAAATAATCCTTGTGCATCACATGCACGGTTCTAGGAACACATAAATGTATCCCATCAACAGTTCCCCATttgttacaaaaataaaaataaaaatcaagaaacaaAATTTTGTTAGTACAAAATTGCGGAACAAAAATTGGCAAGTGATTTCTTTGAAAACATTGAGATGCCCATGCCTCCAAAATACTTCCATCCATACCcatgaagaaaagagagaaaattataCTTGATCATTGGAAGGAGAGGGTCTATTGACGTGCAACTGGACACTAGCAAAACATGGAATTTCTTCCAGTTTAAGTATGGGCTTGACCCAGAGACCTCAATGATGAAACGTACTGTCTACCACTGAAGCACAGGCTCAAACCCTCAAAGAAATCAATAACAAAAACAGGTTGCATCAGCAAAAATTATCCCAATGCTAAAAGTGCAACCAACAACAGCAAAAAGGAGAGAAGTTACCATCTTAGTACACACTTCATTGTCAATGCCAGTCAACTCAGTTTCCTACTCAGATGTCAGCTCAGTTTTAACCAGGAATCTTTTGGCCTCATTGTCTGCCACGTCACTGCTCGAGGAAGCAAACAATGgagaaaagtaaagaaaaatgTATGTAACATGAATGTCAGGCAACTTCCATGGAACCGGAGAAAATCAGCACTGCGTTGAAACAGATCGAACCTGTCTATAGCTTCCTCCTTGCTGATAAGTGTGACATGTTTAGAGATAAGGAGCTCCCAAAATCTCTTGAGGTTCTTTTCTTTGCATTTCTTAGAAAGTTCTTGCATAAATTGGTTGAACTCTTTTGGTTCCTAAACATACCCCACCAAGAAAGGACAAATCACAATATATATAAAACTTATGTCTCTATACGTGAACAGGAAAAATTGTATGTATCTGCCTGCACTTAAGTATGTAAATACGTAAGTATTACAAAtactatttgaaaaaaaaaaaaaaaaggcaacatCAAAATAGAGAAGACatgttaaagaaaagaaaaacattttCAAATGAGAATTTCCGACCCCTTGGTTTCTAATATAGAACGGGGCTGGTGTTGGCATTTGTAATTTGAAAAGGGCAAGCTATTTGAGTTGAAACTGCTGGGCAGTAGACTCACCTTGCCATTATATAAGAATGATGGCTttctagtgttttaaaataccgaaAAACTAGCAACTGATAAA
Coding sequences:
- the LOC131248398 gene encoding peptidyl-prolyl cis-trans isomerase FKBP53 isoform X1, whose protein sequence is MAFWGIEITPGKSYTHQFDEARGRLHVSQAVLGSGASTKRSVVQCNVGDKSPVLLCSLLPEKIETCPLDLEFEEDDEVVFSVVGPTSVHLTGYYLGTDQCFDQHGEDSDSSYGEDIAEIDTDQSSEYDTEDELEDDFIDDSDIDIFPSAARPNSGVKIEEIVDDEKPANGKSSRKHLTEKNHLSESDDGDDDSQLRTVAKGTGAPVLESEDEDGFPLSLTSKSKSAVKNVDAKENSEKKTAEAGRKKEKKEKKKKKKQEDNSDQVTGLKRKIDAVDQDGEPESGAKQMDDSTTPSGEVAADKRGKSKKKRKEKAEKKNPEVEANVPTLETEEKETADQNAAIDDNKSDALNDQKSQLEDSKTDNMDQDVAVGDEPKEDIPHAKSLVVDADSAAADSQSVAKKKKKKKKKSKTQENDAADANQVESGNAMTEVKETLEQKVEVQPSKARTFSNGLVIEELSMGKPDGKRASPGNRVSVCYIGRLKKNGQIFDSNIGQRPFKFRLGIGQVIKGWDVGVAGMRIGDKRRLTIPPSMGYGSKGAGKIPANAWLVFDVELVDVL
- the LOC131248398 gene encoding peptidyl-prolyl cis-trans isomerase FKBP53 isoform X2 codes for the protein MWGIKVLFFCAPCCLRRSRLAHWILNLRRMMSDSSYGEDIAEIDTDQSSEYDTEDELEDDFIDDSDIDIFPSAARPNSGVKIEEIVDDEKPANGKSSRKHLTEKNHLSESDDGDDDSQLRTVAKGTGAPVLESEDEDGFPLSLTSKSKSAVKNVDAKENSEKKTAEAGRKKEKKEKKKKKKQEDNSDQVTGLKRKIDAVDQDGEPESGAKQMDDSTTPSGEVAADKRGKSKKKRKEKAEKKNPEVEANVPTLETEEKETADQNAAIDDNKSDALNDQKSQLEDSKTDNMDQDVAVGDEPKEDIPHAKSLVVDADSAAADSQSVAKKKKKKKKKSKTQENDAADANQVESGNAMTEVKETLEQKVEVQPSKARTFSNGLVIEELSMGKPDGKRASPGNRVSVCYIGRLKKNGQIFDSNIGQRPFKFRLGIGQVIKGWDVGVAGMRIGDKRRLTIPPSMGYGSKGAGKIPANAWLVFDVELVDVL